In one window of Streptomyces kaniharaensis DNA:
- a CDS encoding IS110 family transposase, which produces MNTRAAEVVLAEIGADITRFPSTANLASWAGVCPGSTTLNGRPGELVASIASRWCSAGRSSVVRTVDPAPCDLLPGASGSACTCSRAQHPVAEDHHPKLVCPSLVKLRASRESNQSWPDAADRPCGATSPATMDFSLPEDARSSGRREPPTARTETDLAIRIQRRDRARQGALNPCHSGDVHRGHRDTHW; this is translated from the coding sequence ATGAACACCCGGGCGGCCGAGGTGGTTCTGGCGGAGATCGGCGCGGACATCACGCGGTTCCCCTCGACTGCCAACCTGGCCTCCTGGGCGGGAGTCTGTCCGGGGTCGACGACGCTGAATGGCAGGCCCGGGGAGCTGGTCGCCTCGATCGCGAGTCGGTGGTGCTCGGCGGGAAGGTCGTCGGTGGTGAGGACGGTGGACCCCGCGCCTTGCGACTTGTTGCCGGGCGCGTCCGGATCGGCCTGTACGTGTTCCCGCGCGCAGCACCCGGTCGCCGAGGACCACCACCCGAAACTGGTGTGCCCGTCCTTGGTGAAGTTGCGCGCCTCGCGGGAGAGTAACCAGTCCTGGCCGGATGCGGCCGACAGGCCGTGTGGCGCGACCAGCCCAGCGACGATGGATTTCTCGTTGCCTGAGGATGCGAGATCCTCCGGCAGGCGGGAGCCACCGACGGCACGGACCGAGACCGACCTCGCGATCCGCATCCAGCGGCGTGATCGAGCAAGACAGGGCGCGCTGAATCCGTGTCACTCCGGTGACGTCCACCGAGGTCACCGAGATACCCACTGGTAA
- a CDS encoding RNA polymerase sigma factor → MNEALIRSLTPSVLAVLVRRGADFAAAEDAVQDALVEAIRVWPADPPRDPKGWLVTAAWRKFLDATRADTARRRREDLVDQEPAPGPAPAVDDTLQLYFLCAHPSLTPASAVALTLRAIGGLTTRQIAQAYLVPEATMAQRISRAKRTVSGVRFDQPGDVATVLRVLYLVFNEGYSGDVDLAAEAIRLTRQLAAQVDHPEVAGLLALMLLHHARRASRIAPDGSLVPLAEQDRTRWDTALIAEGVEILQAALARDRLGEFQAQAAIAALHADAPTAEETDWVQIVEWYDELTRLTDSPVVRLNRAVAVGEADGPHAGLAALATLDAALPRHTAVAAYLHERDGDLATAARLYAEAAHKAPNLAERDHLTRQAARLNAHSRR, encoded by the coding sequence ATGAACGAGGCCCTGATCCGGAGCCTCACGCCGAGCGTACTCGCCGTCCTCGTCCGCCGCGGAGCCGACTTCGCGGCGGCCGAGGACGCCGTGCAGGACGCGCTGGTCGAGGCCATCCGCGTCTGGCCCGCCGACCCTCCGCGCGACCCGAAGGGCTGGCTGGTCACCGCGGCCTGGCGCAAGTTCCTCGACGCCACCCGCGCGGACACCGCCCGCCGCCGACGCGAGGACCTCGTCGACCAGGAGCCGGCACCCGGCCCCGCGCCCGCGGTGGACGACACGCTCCAGCTCTACTTCCTGTGCGCCCACCCGTCACTGACACCGGCATCCGCCGTCGCGCTCACCCTGCGCGCCATCGGCGGGCTGACCACCCGCCAGATCGCTCAGGCCTACCTGGTACCCGAGGCGACCATGGCACAGCGGATCAGCCGGGCCAAGCGCACCGTCTCCGGCGTGCGGTTCGACCAGCCCGGCGACGTCGCCACCGTGCTGCGCGTCCTCTACCTGGTCTTCAACGAGGGCTACTCCGGTGACGTCGACCTCGCCGCCGAGGCCATCCGGCTCACCCGGCAGCTCGCGGCTCAGGTCGACCACCCCGAGGTGGCAGGGCTGCTCGCCCTCATGCTCCTCCACCACGCCCGGCGTGCCAGCCGGATCGCGCCCGACGGCAGCCTGGTGCCGCTCGCCGAACAGGACCGCACCCGATGGGACACCGCGTTGATCGCCGAGGGCGTCGAGATCCTGCAGGCGGCCCTCGCCCGCGACCGGCTGGGCGAGTTCCAGGCCCAGGCCGCCATCGCGGCACTCCACGCCGACGCGCCCACCGCCGAGGAGACCGACTGGGTGCAGATCGTCGAGTGGTACGACGAGCTCACGCGCCTCACCGACAGCCCGGTCGTCCGCCTCAACCGCGCCGTCGCCGTCGGCGAGGCGGACGGACCGCACGCCGGCCTGGCGGCACTCGCGACGCTTGACGCCGCCCTGCCTCGCCACACCGCGGTCGCGGCGTACCTCCACGAACGCGACGGCGACCTGGCGACGGCAGCACGGCTGTACGCCGAGGCGGCCCACAAGGCCCCCAACCTCGCCGAACGCGACCACCTGACACGCCAGGCCGCCCGCCTCAACGCCCACTCTCGTCGCTGA
- a CDS encoding YciI family protein, whose amino-acid sequence MAKYLLLKHYRGAPAAVNDVPMDRWTPEEISAHMQYMYDFAARLEKTGEFVDGQALAPEGAWVRYDGEGRPPVTDGPFAETKDLIAGWMVIDVDSYDRAVELAGELSAAPGAGGKPIHEWLEVRPFLAAPPTITE is encoded by the coding sequence ATGGCCAAGTACCTGCTGCTCAAGCACTACCGCGGAGCCCCGGCCGCGGTCAACGACGTACCGATGGACCGGTGGACGCCGGAGGAGATCTCGGCGCACATGCAGTACATGTACGACTTCGCGGCCCGGCTCGAGAAGACCGGCGAGTTCGTCGACGGTCAGGCGCTGGCCCCCGAGGGCGCTTGGGTCCGCTACGACGGCGAGGGCCGCCCGCCGGTCACCGACGGCCCGTTCGCCGAGACCAAGGACCTCATCGCCGGCTGGATGGTGATCGACGTCGACAGCTACGACCGCGCCGTCGAGCTGGCCGGGGAACTGTCGGCCGCCCCCGGGGCGGGCGGGAAGCCGATCCACGAGTGGCTGGAGGTGCGCCCGTTCCTGGCCGCGCCGCCCACCATCACGGAGTGA
- a CDS encoding metalloregulator ArsR/SmtB family transcription factor, translated as MADVDVFSALANPVRRKLLESLRAGPRAAGELAGDFELSRPAVSEHLAVLKNARLVREEPRGRHRYYHLEPAPLAEVEEWLHPFERYWRARMRSLRELLDEEDNR; from the coding sequence ATGGCGGATGTCGATGTCTTCAGCGCGCTGGCCAACCCCGTGCGGCGCAAGCTGCTGGAGAGCCTCCGAGCCGGGCCACGGGCGGCCGGTGAACTGGCCGGCGACTTCGAGCTCAGCAGGCCGGCGGTCTCCGAGCATCTGGCGGTGCTCAAGAACGCCCGGCTGGTGCGCGAGGAGCCGCGCGGTCGGCATCGGTACTACCACCTGGAGCCCGCCCCGCTCGCCGAGGTCGAGGAGTGGCTCCACCCGTTTGAGCGCTATTGGCGGGCGCGGATGCGTTCGCTGCGCGAGCTTCTGGACGAGGAGGACAACCGATGA
- a CDS encoding SRPBCC family protein, with translation MTEKSVITCDEFLPYPPARVWEALTEPELHARWWAPGDVRAVVGHRFTLDMGPWGQQPCEVIAVEPERLLSYSFAEGSLDTTVTWRLVPEGHGTRLLLEHAGFDLDTPMGRQAHQGMGQGWPGVLRRIAPALAE, from the coding sequence ATGACCGAGAAGTCCGTCATCACCTGTGACGAGTTCCTGCCGTACCCGCCGGCGCGGGTGTGGGAGGCGCTGACGGAACCCGAGCTGCATGCGCGGTGGTGGGCGCCGGGGGACGTCAGGGCGGTGGTGGGGCATCGGTTCACGCTGGACATGGGGCCGTGGGGGCAGCAGCCGTGCGAGGTGATCGCGGTCGAGCCGGAGCGGCTGCTGAGCTACAGCTTCGCCGAGGGATCGCTGGACACCACCGTGACGTGGCGGCTTGTGCCGGAGGGGCACGGCACGCGGCTGCTGCTGGAACACGCGGGCTTCGACCTGGACACCCCGATGGGGCGGCAGGCGCACCAGGGCATGGGGCAGGGCTGGCCGGGCGTGCTGCGGCGGATCGCACCCGCCCTGGCGGAATGA
- a CDS encoding pyridoxamine 5'-phosphate oxidase family protein: MAHDPRDLDDAFLAFWRERHISTLTTHRPDGSPHVVPVGVTYQPETGVARVITSRTSRKARNVAAAGPEGMRVAVCQVDRARWSTLEGVAVVRDEPEQVADAERRYAERYREPRVNPDRVVIEITVDRVLGRA, from the coding sequence ATGGCCCACGACCCGCGCGACCTCGACGACGCCTTCCTCGCCTTCTGGCGCGAGCGCCACATCTCCACCCTGACCACCCACCGCCCCGACGGCTCCCCGCACGTCGTGCCGGTCGGCGTGACGTACCAGCCGGAGACCGGCGTCGCCCGCGTGATCACCAGCCGGACCAGCCGCAAGGCGCGCAACGTCGCCGCCGCCGGGCCCGAGGGCATGCGCGTCGCCGTCTGCCAGGTCGACCGCGCCCGCTGGTCGACCCTGGAGGGCGTCGCCGTCGTCCGCGACGAGCCCGAGCAGGTCGCCGACGCCGAGCGCCGCTACGCCGAGCGCTACCGCGAGCCCCGGGTGAACCCGGACCGCGTCGTCATCGAGATCACCGTGGACCGCGTCCTCGGCCGCGCCTGA
- a CDS encoding MBL fold metallo-hydrolase: MSVRVERLVTAGTFELDGGSWEVENNVWIVGDDAEAVVIDAAHDADAIEAALDGRRLLAIVSTHAHNDHIDAAPALAARTGAPILLHPDDLPLWKLTHPERLPDGELADGQRIEVAGTALTVLHTPGHAPGAVCLYAPELSTVFTGDTLFHGGPGATGRSFSHFPTIIDSIRDRLLTLPPETVVRTGHGDPTTIGAEAPALPDWIARGH; encoded by the coding sequence ATGAGCGTCCGCGTGGAGCGTCTCGTCACGGCCGGAACCTTCGAACTCGACGGCGGCAGCTGGGAGGTGGAGAACAACGTCTGGATCGTCGGCGACGACGCCGAGGCGGTGGTGATCGACGCCGCCCACGACGCCGACGCGATCGAGGCCGCGCTCGACGGGCGCCGCCTGCTGGCGATCGTCTCCACCCACGCGCACAACGACCACATCGACGCGGCCCCGGCACTCGCCGCCCGCACCGGTGCGCCGATCCTGCTGCACCCGGACGACCTGCCGCTGTGGAAGCTCACCCACCCCGAGCGCCTCCCGGACGGCGAACTCGCCGACGGGCAGCGGATCGAGGTGGCCGGCACCGCACTGACCGTCCTGCACACCCCCGGCCACGCGCCGGGCGCGGTCTGCCTGTACGCGCCCGAGCTCAGCACCGTCTTCACCGGCGACACCCTGTTCCACGGCGGCCCGGGCGCGACCGGCCGGTCGTTCTCGCACTTCCCGACGATCATCGACTCGATCCGCGACCGCCTGCTGACCCTCCCGCCGGAGACGGTGGTGCGGACCGGCCACGGCGACCCGACCACGATCGGCGCCGAGGCCCCGGCCCTGCCGGACTGGATCGCCCGCGGTCACTGA
- a CDS encoding S-(hydroxymethyl)mycothiol dehydrogenase, which translates to MAQQVKAVIARAKGAPVEVTTIVVPDPGPGEAVVRIQACGVCHTDLHYREGGINDEFPFLLGHEAAGVVESVGEGVTEVAPGDFVILNWRAVCGQCRACRRGRPQYCFDTHNARQKMTLLDGTELSPALGIGAFAEKTLVAAGQCTKVNPAAEPAVAGLLGCGVMAGIGAAINTGGVGRGDSVAVIGCGGVGGAAVLGSRLAGAARIIAVDIDDRKLETARTLGATHTVNSRTTDPVEAIRELTGGHGADVVVEAVGRPETYRQAFYARDLAGTVVLVGVPTPEMTLELPLLDVFGRGGALKSSWYGDCLPSRDFPMLIDLYLQGRLDLRAFVTETIELDAVEQAFARMHQGDVLRSVVVL; encoded by the coding sequence ATGGCCCAGCAGGTCAAGGCAGTCATCGCGCGTGCCAAGGGCGCGCCCGTGGAGGTGACCACGATCGTCGTGCCGGACCCGGGCCCGGGCGAGGCCGTGGTGCGGATCCAGGCCTGCGGGGTCTGCCACACCGACCTCCACTACCGCGAGGGCGGCATCAACGACGAGTTCCCGTTCCTGCTCGGCCACGAGGCCGCGGGCGTCGTGGAGTCGGTCGGCGAGGGCGTCACCGAGGTCGCCCCGGGCGACTTCGTGATCCTCAACTGGCGTGCGGTGTGCGGCCAGTGCCGTGCCTGTCGGCGGGGCCGTCCGCAGTACTGCTTCGACACCCACAACGCCCGGCAGAAGATGACGCTGCTGGACGGAACCGAGCTGTCCCCGGCGCTCGGCATCGGGGCGTTCGCCGAGAAGACCCTGGTCGCGGCGGGCCAGTGCACCAAGGTGAACCCGGCCGCCGAGCCGGCCGTCGCGGGCCTGCTGGGCTGTGGCGTGATGGCGGGCATCGGCGCCGCGATCAACACCGGCGGCGTCGGCCGGGGCGACTCGGTCGCCGTGATCGGCTGCGGCGGCGTGGGCGGCGCGGCGGTGCTGGGCTCCCGGCTGGCGGGCGCGGCGCGGATCATCGCCGTCGACATCGACGACCGCAAACTGGAGACGGCCCGCACGCTGGGCGCCACCCACACCGTCAACTCCCGTACCACGGACCCGGTCGAGGCGATCCGCGAGCTGACCGGCGGCCACGGCGCGGATGTCGTCGTCGAGGCGGTCGGCCGCCCCGAGACATACCGGCAGGCCTTCTACGCCCGGGACCTGGCAGGCACCGTCGTCCTGGTCGGCGTGCCGACACCGGAGATGACGCTGGAGCTCCCGCTGCTCGACGTGTTCGGCCGCGGCGGCGCGCTGAAGTCCTCCTGGTACGGCGACTGCCTGCCCTCCCGGGACTTCCCGATGCTGATCGACCTCTACCTCCAGGGCCGCCTGGACCTGCGCGCGTTCGTCACCGAGACCATCGAACTCGACGCGGTGGAGCAGGCGTTCGCGCGCATGCACCAGGGCGACGTGCTCCGCTCGGTGGTGGTCCTGTGA
- a CDS encoding cytochrome P450 yields the protein MSAENSATGAGTGTAPLVPLHCLRHLEPGPPRLGALPTGTPVWLVSRHADVRQVLTDPRLGRAPLYAPDAPPVSLTPNLLDAPQSLLNIDGTEHQRLRRTVQRAFTPRAIARWRPWVASVVEALIDELIDQGPPADIVAAYTRPLPVAVISRLMGLDGLDGKRLAHWSDHALSTIAHSAEAIGNAMAEFAAFGASVIAERRDRPGDDLVSSLLTAAAEDGSITEQQLITLVIGLVVAGHETTMTTLGNALVYLLGDGRDAWQRLASDEASAAAATEQLLRAVPLGDADHLPGLLRRTVEDVEIGGVVIPAGSVVAADTGAANVDPEVFTGDLLTELFSPLAAPMYTFGAGPHHCLGAWLARMELELALHRLARRLPSLRLARPTEQIDWRRGLLTRSPNALQVAW from the coding sequence ATGTCCGCAGAGAACAGTGCGACCGGTGCCGGCACCGGTACCGCCCCGCTCGTCCCGCTGCACTGCCTGCGCCACCTGGAGCCCGGCCCGCCCCGGCTCGGCGCGCTGCCCACCGGCACCCCCGTCTGGCTGGTCAGCCGCCACGCCGACGTCCGGCAGGTGCTCACCGACCCGCGCCTCGGCCGCGCCCCGCTCTACGCGCCGGACGCGCCGCCCGTCTCGCTCACGCCCAACCTCCTCGACGCCCCGCAGAGCCTCCTGAACATCGACGGCACCGAACACCAACGACTGCGCCGCACCGTGCAACGGGCGTTCACCCCGCGCGCCATCGCCCGCTGGCGGCCCTGGGTCGCCTCCGTGGTCGAGGCACTGATCGACGAACTGATCGACCAGGGCCCGCCCGCCGACATCGTCGCCGCCTACACCCGCCCGCTCCCGGTCGCGGTGATCAGCCGGCTCATGGGGCTGGACGGCCTGGACGGCAAGCGGCTGGCGCACTGGAGCGACCACGCGCTCTCCACCATCGCCCACAGCGCCGAGGCGATCGGCAACGCGATGGCCGAGTTCGCCGCCTTCGGCGCCTCCGTGATCGCCGAACGCCGCGACCGGCCCGGCGACGACCTCGTCAGCAGCCTGCTCACGGCCGCCGCCGAGGACGGCTCGATCACCGAACAGCAGCTGATCACCCTGGTCATCGGCCTCGTCGTGGCCGGGCACGAGACCACCATGACCACCCTCGGCAACGCCCTCGTCTACCTCCTCGGCGACGGCCGCGACGCCTGGCAGCGGCTCGCCTCCGACGAGGCCAGCGCCGCCGCCGCGACCGAGCAACTGCTGCGGGCCGTTCCGCTCGGGGACGCCGACCACCTGCCCGGCCTGCTGCGGCGCACCGTCGAGGACGTCGAGATCGGCGGAGTCGTCATACCGGCCGGCAGCGTGGTCGCCGCCGACACCGGCGCCGCCAACGTCGACCCGGAGGTCTTCACCGGAGACCTGCTGACCGAACTGTTCTCCCCGCTCGCCGCGCCCATGTACACCTTCGGCGCCGGGCCGCACCACTGCCTCGGCGCCTGGCTGGCCCGGATGGAGCTCGAACTCGCCCTGCACCGGCTGGCCCGGCGGCTGCCCTCGCTGCGCCTCGCCCGCCCGACCGAGCAGATCGACTGGCGGCGCGGCCTGCTGACCCGCAGCCCGAACGCCCTCCAGGTCGCCTGGTGA
- a CDS encoding ferredoxin: MTAGPQAGADAVVVRVDRDRCIGSGMCALSAPGSLALGADGLAEPVAGHGADGEELTPELTEAVDFCPVEALTLYSARGGHRIAPAE, translated from the coding sequence GTGACGGCCGGGCCGCAGGCGGGCGCCGACGCAGTGGTCGTCCGGGTCGACCGGGACCGCTGCATCGGCTCCGGGATGTGCGCCCTCAGCGCCCCCGGCTCGCTGGCCCTCGGCGCCGACGGACTCGCGGAGCCGGTGGCCGGACACGGCGCGGACGGCGAGGAGCTGACACCGGAACTGACCGAGGCCGTCGACTTCTGCCCGGTCGAGGCGCTGACCCTGTACTCGGCGCGCGGCGGGCACCGGATCGCCCCGGCGGAGTGA
- a CDS encoding dienelactone hydrolase family protein translates to MTGQWQELGTPGGIEAYVHRPEGEVRGAVVVCTELYGVNDYIRGICAELAGLGYVAVAPDFYWRSTRRTELGYSAEEREAGLVLMRALERDELVADAAEALAAARGLASGHGVAFLGTSMGGHIAVRAATELRFELAAVFYPGWLLNPGFPFAGPEAPLATAERIAANGVYLLGFCGELDHILPQEEWREAERRLTEAKVDHELVTYPGARHGFAADRPADHDAAATADAWRRVHEALARHL, encoded by the coding sequence ATGACTGGTCAGTGGCAGGAGCTGGGCACGCCCGGCGGGATCGAGGCGTACGTGCACCGCCCCGAGGGCGAGGTGCGCGGCGCGGTGGTGGTCTGCACCGAGCTGTACGGGGTCAACGACTACATCCGGGGGATCTGCGCCGAGCTGGCGGGCCTCGGGTACGTGGCCGTGGCGCCGGACTTCTACTGGCGCAGCACCCGTCGCACCGAACTCGGCTACAGCGCCGAGGAGCGGGAGGCGGGCCTGGTGCTGATGCGCGCTCTGGAGCGCGACGAACTGGTCGCCGACGCCGCCGAGGCGCTGGCCGCGGCCCGCGGCCTGGCCAGCGGGCACGGGGTGGCGTTCCTGGGAACGAGCATGGGCGGGCACATCGCGGTGCGCGCGGCCACCGAGCTGCGCTTCGAGCTGGCCGCCGTGTTCTACCCGGGCTGGCTGCTGAACCCCGGCTTCCCGTTCGCCGGCCCGGAGGCGCCGCTGGCGACGGCCGAACGCATCGCCGCCAACGGCGTGTACCTGCTGGGCTTCTGCGGCGAGCTGGACCACATCCTTCCGCAGGAGGAGTGGCGGGAGGCGGAGCGGCGGCTGACCGAGGCCAAGGTCGACCACGAGCTGGTGACCTACCCGGGTGCCCGCCACGGCTTCGCCGCCGACCGTCCCGCGGACCACGACGCCGCCGCCACGGCGGACGCCTGGCGGCGCGTGCACGAGGCCCTGGCTCGTCACCTGTAG
- a CDS encoding PhzF family phenazine biosynthesis protein — protein MTNDVTPAAPAAPEILRYAAFATSPEGGNPAGVVLDATGLSAERMLAIAAEVGYSETAFLVPGEAEGAYTVRYFSPLAEVSFCGHATVAAAVALAERTGPGRYVFTTPAGEVPVEVDKDADGVLRATLTSVEPTVEEVTEADVAEALALLGWAAADLDPALPPRLAYAGARHLVLAAATRDRLARLDYDFDGLAAYMRARDLTTLQLVWRENAHVFHVRDPFPVGGVVEDPATGAAAAAFGAYLRDRHAAEPPAVLTLHQGDDLGRPGILRVELRPDDPRIRVSGAAVAIG, from the coding sequence ATGACCAACGACGTCACGCCTGCCGCGCCTGCCGCGCCCGAGATCCTCCGCTACGCCGCCTTCGCCACCAGCCCCGAGGGCGGCAACCCGGCCGGAGTGGTGCTGGACGCCACCGGACTGTCCGCCGAACGGATGCTCGCCATCGCCGCCGAGGTCGGCTACTCCGAGACCGCCTTCCTCGTCCCCGGCGAGGCCGAAGGCGCCTACACCGTCCGGTACTTCAGCCCGCTTGCCGAGGTGTCGTTCTGCGGCCACGCGACCGTCGCCGCCGCCGTAGCCCTGGCCGAGCGCACCGGCCCCGGGCGGTACGTCTTCACGACCCCGGCGGGCGAGGTGCCGGTCGAGGTGGACAAGGACGCCGACGGCGTGCTGCGCGCCACCCTCACCAGTGTCGAACCGACGGTTGAGGAGGTCACCGAGGCCGACGTCGCCGAGGCGCTCGCCCTCCTCGGCTGGGCCGCCGCCGACCTGGACCCGGCGCTGCCGCCCCGCCTCGCCTACGCCGGCGCCCGCCACCTCGTCCTCGCCGCCGCCACTCGCGACCGGCTCGCCCGCCTCGACTACGACTTCGACGGCCTCGCCGCCTACATGAGGGCCCGTGACCTGACCACCCTCCAGCTCGTCTGGCGGGAGAACGCCCACGTCTTCCACGTCCGCGACCCCTTCCCCGTCGGCGGTGTCGTCGAGGACCCGGCCACCGGTGCGGCCGCCGCCGCCTTCGGCGCCTACCTCCGCGACCGGCACGCCGCCGAGCCTCCGGCCGTCCTGACCCTCCACCAGGGTGACGACCTCGGCCGCCCCGGCATCCTCCGCGTCGAACTCCGCCCCGACGACCCCCGCATCCGCGTCTCCGGCGCGGCGGTGGCGATCGGGTAG
- a CDS encoding DUF5937 family protein encodes MSLTIDITGLPDERLVFTPSPLAELNAMLHVLAEPGHHPALHGWASSTTAAIPPELSERLLEADFLWRSSRADFLVPGLPGATLAEELDAVDRIDDELFVAAALITTCGSSRLTHRMASPLTDPAANERARELALARGPRQAAFADRLLADPPAVRALVRRMLEDCQAAFFADAWQRVLPDLAADARHKADLLVRRGLGDAVAAISPSVSLEQGTDGRRRIVVDKLQDNTTRAADSGGVTFIPTAFGRPHLLVVHAAGWRPVVQYPVAEAGLPEPVSLALVQQRLEALAHPVRLRLARTIARGPHTTGELAAAWQLTAPEVSRHLAVLRKAGLLVTRRRGRYMLYELDLAGSARLGSDLLEAVLR; translated from the coding sequence GTGAGTTTGACCATCGACATCACCGGCCTCCCCGACGAACGGCTCGTCTTCACGCCGTCCCCGCTCGCCGAGCTCAACGCGATGCTGCACGTCCTCGCCGAGCCGGGGCACCACCCCGCGCTGCACGGCTGGGCGTCCAGTACGACCGCGGCCATCCCGCCCGAGCTGTCCGAACGGCTCCTGGAGGCCGACTTCCTCTGGCGCTCCTCCCGCGCCGACTTTCTCGTCCCCGGCCTGCCCGGCGCCACCCTCGCCGAGGAGCTCGACGCCGTCGACCGGATCGACGACGAGCTCTTCGTCGCCGCGGCCCTCATCACCACCTGCGGCTCCTCCCGTCTCACCCACCGGATGGCCTCCCCGCTCACCGACCCGGCCGCCAACGAACGGGCCCGCGAACTCGCCCTCGCCCGCGGCCCCCGCCAGGCCGCCTTCGCCGACCGGCTGCTCGCCGACCCGCCCGCCGTCCGCGCCCTGGTGCGGCGGATGCTGGAGGACTGCCAGGCCGCGTTCTTCGCCGACGCCTGGCAGCGTGTCCTGCCCGACCTCGCCGCCGACGCCCGGCACAAGGCCGACCTGCTGGTGCGGCGTGGCCTCGGCGACGCGGTGGCCGCCATCTCCCCGTCCGTCTCGCTGGAGCAGGGCACCGACGGGCGGCGCCGGATCGTCGTCGACAAGCTCCAGGACAACACCACCCGGGCCGCCGACAGCGGGGGAGTCACCTTCATCCCGACCGCCTTCGGCCGCCCCCACCTGCTCGTCGTGCACGCCGCCGGCTGGCGGCCCGTCGTGCAGTACCCCGTCGCCGAGGCAGGACTCCCCGAACCCGTCTCGCTCGCCCTCGTCCAGCAGCGGCTGGAGGCGCTCGCCCACCCCGTCCGGCTGCGCCTCGCCCGCACCATCGCCCGCGGCCCGCACACCACCGGCGAACTCGCCGCCGCCTGGCAGCTCACCGCCCCCGAGGTCTCCCGCCATCTCGCCGTGCTGCGCAAGGCCGGACTGCTCGTCACCCGCCGGCGCGGGCGCTACATGCTGTACGAACTCGACCTGGCCGGCAGCGCCCGGCTCGGGTCCGACCTGCTGGAGGCGGTGCTGCGGTGA
- a CDS encoding MFS transporter: MSLIQEKAVHDHAAARAGEPPALPIGGGTSQPPRLGESRRGPSALVTLLTAAGGPRYAGALLVDAVGTGLLRPFLLLYGIGVLHLSAGAAGLAMSAGMVAGLLVVPLTGRWIDRGGRTLPAAATLAVRAAGALTLLVAGGLAGFTVAAVLIGVGSQSWPATHAAVVSTLTEGRLRDAALAAGRSLRNAGLGAGALLATLVVSGGAGAIRVLAGVTGVACLGAAVLVHSLRVTAPRASASRTEAGPHTPMRRISLLGVANLPYAFCFDVLEVALPALLVLRLQASPAWSSGVFVGNTVLVITLQLALVLRLTNRPRRVVMAAAGVVLALSYLGFWAAGSLGGAPGAAGIAVVSVLFTLGEILYTGSGTALVTAAAPPQLLGRALARWELSMGVGRAAAPAVLTALLAAGPGVLWPTLAVATLLGALAVLRNGPAE; this comes from the coding sequence ATGAGTCTGATTCAGGAGAAGGCCGTCCACGACCACGCGGCCGCCCGGGCCGGTGAGCCGCCCGCCCTGCCGATCGGCGGGGGCACCTCCCAGCCGCCAAGGCTGGGGGAGAGCCGCCGCGGGCCGTCCGCCCTGGTGACCCTGCTGACCGCCGCCGGCGGGCCGCGGTACGCCGGCGCGCTGCTGGTGGACGCGGTGGGCACCGGCCTGCTGAGGCCGTTCCTGCTGCTGTACGGGATCGGCGTGCTGCACCTGAGCGCGGGCGCGGCGGGGCTGGCGATGTCGGCGGGGATGGTCGCGGGCCTGCTGGTGGTACCGCTGACCGGCCGCTGGATCGACCGGGGCGGGCGGACCCTCCCAGCCGCGGCGACCCTGGCGGTGCGAGCGGCGGGCGCGCTGACGCTGCTGGTGGCGGGCGGTCTGGCCGGGTTCACGGTGGCGGCGGTGCTGATCGGGGTGGGCAGCCAGTCCTGGCCGGCCACGCACGCGGCGGTGGTGAGCACGCTGACCGAGGGCCGGCTGCGGGACGCGGCACTGGCCGCCGGGCGGTCGCTGCGCAACGCGGGTCTGGGCGCGGGCGCGCTGCTGGCCACGCTGGTGGTGAGCGGCGGGGCCGGTGCGATCCGGGTGCTCGCCGGGGTGACGGGGGTGGCCTGCCTCGGTGCCGCCGTCCTGGTCCACTCGCTGCGGGTGACCGCGCCGCGGGCGTCCGCGAGCCGTACGGAGGCCGGGCCGCACACCCCGATGCGGCGGATCTCCCTGCTCGGCGTCGCCAACCTGCCGTACGCCTTCTGCTTCGACGTGCTGGAGGTGGCGCTGCCCGCGCTGCTGGTGCTGCGTCTGCAGGCGTCCCCGGCGTGGTCGTCGGGGGTGTTCGTGGGCAACACGGTGTTGGTGATCACGCTTCAGCTGGCCCTGGTGCTGCGGTTGACGAACCGTCCCCGGCGCGTGGTGATGGCAGCCGCCGGCGTGGTGCTGGCGCTGTCGTACCTGGGGTTCTGGGCCGCCGGCTCGCTGGGCGGCGCCCCGGGCGCGGCGGGGATCGCGGTGGTCTCGGTGCTGTTCACGCTCGGCGAGATCCTCTACACCGGCTCGGGCACGGCCCTGGTCACGGCCGCCGCGCCGCCCCAGCTGCTGGGACGGGCGCTGGCCCGGTGGGAGCTGTCGATGGGTGTGGGCCGGGCGGCGGCGCCGGCGGTGCTGACGGCGCTGTTGGCGGCCGGGCCGGGGGTGCTGTGGCCGACGCTCGCGGTCGCCACGCTGCTGGGGGCGCTCGCGGTGCTGCGGAATGGCCCGGCGGAGTGA